From Drosophila yakuba strain Tai18E2 chromosome 2L, Prin_Dyak_Tai18E2_2.1, whole genome shotgun sequence, one genomic window encodes:
- the LOC6527664 gene encoding piezo-type mechanosensitive ion channel component isoform X18, with amino-acid sequence MVFSYACMVLQRIVVPAVLVLAALMRPVGISFVYLLMFFVSPFVPLATRRNFKGSVTAFFIILLALSTLLLLGHITLQILAVSLTLPIYNCSFSEQLLRHIGFVSFIDLQPFAIIEWLVPEVLVFATSLGSYLTVKRVASQPVGVEQLENGEVGDGQAENEQTSSQPAATDANGGDVQQATVTTPLQQQQQQLRKRVSMISQHIHFEGLVKISPLFCLATLFFAAVLRPSVPGGFYFLIFLLAGTYWATCQTLQRGFALLLRCVMVVLVLHSLSIVSYQTPWMQDNLNHTTLTARLIGLEPLIESYCSTDIRVFLYNNELSLDSYLNPFALFFAYFALALTTKHLIKPRLVRQSTRKARTPQPLESGSSVAPSVTQRGNDIQLDSLEQRSEQENTTTSILDQISYGFVSVGGFIYQNSYIFTNILMMAWSIVYHSWLTFVLLLWANVLWMIPNQRKAMMRSSPFIVLYAEALLIAQYIYGMDLNNEELPTSVPTAGINLQQIGFERPIENQMRPCVPLIVKTAFVLMFWVTSRQFFKEKRDRRRDSTLADIIAPLQITVGSAGSSYLINDGKKTSKFLKKAGDVIKNLLVRLWIWLLVLVIFLCAITGENMTGFRICYMALFLFFLLVFQSSSKAWVKIMYGFWLFLIFYAMSILILIYTYQFDKFDKYWSDYLNVSATLQKDIGLKRYQTKDLFLHLVSPTIIVILTVIQVHYFHKRFIASLQQQPLAGGSAQQKPTETTALEPAPSKRRGSAGSLRRSQGPSAEAAPGATTDFETSVRDLVRISFRKIKNKSEYIFKNFKDVFWRFLELHIMKAVYIAAFVCSVSEVCVLHIIFVGFCVLGATSRKAVQVVISRLISFIVTIIVLSKMIYQIEYLSHSQHNVVCSDNRTANNAEWIGLTKADKVTGGLMSLLRTYIIYMVIVTMHAVITLRQLQMRVKIGALNAPPTKLLFPNIIRADAEKDLVGLVKYLLNFGFYKFGIEISLIALVSTITYRQDIVAVVYALWLVVLLLLRRSQCAKIWGVFQAFFAISILTQYIVLVGLPPSSCLVYPWDEGPFGEGIQRWTMLPGTLHFNHVPKLIFDFIVLVILNRQKSIFCIEQRYASNDDYPGGSNRSVIADIAQLGRVPFDNPTHDFCSYIRNYSDILKNGVLCGFYWFTLAVVFLAGTNIADLLALGYLIGAFIFLWQGSDFYLRPIHTIIFRWKWLLAFNVANILIKTSFQMAGCLFMTQLTKDCCWLVHMLGITCTSNVLTEQIMLPEEAELTLKPGECPKITHQVVLLWDTICFAFIIFQLRIFKSHYFCHIITDTKANNILASRGADIIESLRHKQIAHRHDHEKQVLHKIKRKMERIRATQQKMLRPLDKQTHFDEHGYPLPAPTVRRRKEIKLHPHATRAGDYYMFEEMDDKFELDLIHDEIDFLEEENITESEMKMQRRKTLYDKSKDAPTGEFPSTSKGISKERDAATASSSASPAPTRDVGDLPVIPPPLTGLGREQTSKETSDSKSKMEVDSGEVTAKDSDEDFDTNPIIRLLEGFLVTLTIRLNRFSRNYRFVNRILAGEKKTLKESSSLNRLGLSSAAAMFHFLKSNLESDESVPPASSSTPRRVVIAPPNATEHSDPTSTTLNTNTTTTPLSPPEPLQPLKPTTTSTPQQQHQHNRAAEEIIELPVDTVDGVTYRKQSINSSPPAKGAGEFNLEEENFAQRDHHIIVEVLISSWYALLANTDLICYIVVFINQVVNASLISLPLPIMVFLWGTLSLPRPTKTFWVTLIAYTQAIVLIKCIFQFKLIWSNYHQLPNQPLTPAKIFGVENKAHYAIYDLILLLVLFLHRYLLKSQGLWKSGYKDTDNQFTKPTASIDERDDSDNLSQPDSRQLNDDAAQKLSLQVSQASLPGSPEFSKTGINQLERTKYTSSLYKFFFSLVHKSRLATDVYALMFLCDFVNFFVLLFGFTAFGTQQTESDEGVQTYLAENKVPIPFLIMLLVQFLLIVIDRALYLRKALVNKIIFHFFSVIGIHIWMFFVVPAVTERTFNSLAPPIIFYVIKCFYMLLSSYQIKSGYPKRILGNFFTKGFSMVNMIAFKVYMQIPFLYELRTILDWVCIDSTMTIFDWLKMEDIFSNIYLIRCTRQSETDFPAMRAQKKASLSKLIMGGTVVLLIVICIWGPLCLFALGNAVGTSNVPFHVSLSIRIGPYDPIYTTNNYDSIFEINPEMYSQMTNAYIKEKQALTFIAGYDATDVAAVRLAGNSPSLWNIAPPDRQRLLNDLRNNHTLKARFSYSLTRKAPAKGLKENVGDEHAISLDESFEGRAALIHMLSETHDVEPIHSNGTTNGTTPEVEEVVVIPGMIPKFIKVLNSGDAAVVSVLSQKHYDYRPLVIKMHRDNETNGLWWEIRDYCNDTFYNETLSKFAYSNCTSGIVMYTFNDKKFPSTFSFLTAGGIIGLYTTFVLLASRFMKSFIGGQNRKIMFEDLPYVDRVLQLCLDIYLVREALEFALEEDLFAKLLFLYRSPETLIKWTRPKEEYVDDDGDTDSIPSRMSVRRPEQLQPQQPQ; translated from the exons CTGCCACAGATGCCAATGGTGGAGATGTGCAACAGGCCACGGTCACCACGccactgcagcaacagcagcagcagctgaggAAGCGAGTGTCCATGATCAGTCAGCACATTCACTTTGAGGGATTGGTCAAGATCT CTCCTCTGTTCTGCCTGGCCACGCTGTTCTTTGCGGCCGTGCTGCGTCCCTCGGTGCCTGGCGGATTTTACTTTCTCATTTTCCTGCTGGCCGGCACCTACTGGGCAACATGCCAGACGCTGCAACG GGGCTTTGCATTGTTGCTGCGCTGCGTGATGGTCGTCCTCGTGCTGCACTCCCTGTCCATTGTATCCTACCAGACGCCATGGATGCAGGACAACCTCAATCATACCACCCTGACAGCCCG TTTGATTGGACTGGAACCGCTTATTGAATCCTACTGCTCGACGGATATACGTGTCTTTCTGTACAATAATGAGCTGTCCCTGGACTCGTATCTCAATCCCTTTGCGTTGTTCTTTGCCTACTTCGCACTGGCCCTGACCACCAAGCATCTCATTAAGCCACGG TTGGTGCGGCAAAGCACGCGCAAGGCACGCACACCCCAACCGCTGGAAAGTGGATCCTCTGTGGCGCCCAGTGTCACTCAGCGGGGCAACGACATTCAGCTGGACTCGTTGGAACAGCGATCGGAGCAGGAGAACACCACCACATCCATACTGGATCAGATTTCGTATGGCTTCGTCAGCGTGGGAGGATTCATATATCAGAACAGCTATATATTCACCAACATTCTTATGATG GCCTGGTCCATAGTGTATCACAGTTGGCTGACTTttgtgctgttgctgtgggCCAACGTGCTGTGGATGATTCCTAACCAGAGGAAGGCCATGATGCGGTCTAGTCCCTTTATAGTCCTATATGCTGAGGCCCTTTTGATTGCCCAATACATATACGGCATGGATCTCAACAACGAAGAGCTGCCCACAAGCGTTCCA ACTGCGGGCATTAACCTGCAACAAATTGGCTTCGAACGACCAATCGAAAACCAAATGCGGCCATGTGTGCCGCTGATCGTAAAGACGGCCTTTGTGCTAATGTTTTGGGTGACATCGCGGCAGTTCTTTAAGGAGAAGCGTGATCGCCGAAGGGACAGCACTCTGGCGGATATCATTGCCCCACTGCAGATCACTGTGGGATCGGCTGGCTCCAGCTACCTCATCAACGATGGCAAGAAGACCTCAAAGTTCCTAAAGAAGGCCGGCGATGTGATCAAGAATCTACTGGTGCGTCTGTGGATCTGGCTACTGGTGCTGGTTATCTTCCTCTGCGCCATCACTGGCGAGAACATGACCGGCTTCCGCATCTGCTACATGGCCCTGTTCCTATTCTTCTTGCTGGTCTTTCAATCGTCGTCCAAGGCATGGGTTAAGATCATGTACGGCTTCTGGCTGTTTCTGATCTTCTATGCCATGTCCATACTTATCTTGATCTACACATATCAATTCGACAAGTTCGACAAGTACTGGAGCGACTATCTCAATGTGTCCGCGACGCT GCAAAAGGACATCGGGCTTAAGCGCTACCAGACCAAGGATCTGTTCCTTCATTTGGTCTCACCGACGATTATTGTGATCCTGACCGTCATCCAAGTGCACTACTTCCACAAGCGCTTCATCGCCTcattgcaacagcagccgtTGGCTGGCGGATCGGCACAGCAGAAACCCACGGAGACAACTGCCTTGGAACCGGCGCCATCAAAGCGACGTGGCAGCGCCGGTTCACTGCGTAGATCTCAGGGTCCATCGGCGGAGGCTGCTCCAGGAGCCACCACCGATTTCGAGACATCTGTGCGAGACTTGGTGCGCATTTCGTTCCGCAAGATCAAGAACAAGTCGGAGTACATTTTCAAGAACTTCAAGGATGTCTTCTGGCGCTTCCTGGAGCTGCACATCATGAAGGCTGTGTATATCGCAGCCTTCGTGTGCAGTGTCAGCGAAGTCTGCGTACTGCACATTATCTTTGTGGGTTTCTGTGTGCTGGGCGCCACCTCGCGCAAGGCCGTCCAGGTGGTGATCAGCCGCCTCATCTCGTTCATTGTCACCATCATAGTTCTGTCCAAGATGATCTACCAGATCGAGTACTTAAGTCACTCGCAGCACAACGTTGTTTGT TCTGACAACCGGACGGCCAACAATGCGGAGTGGATTGGTCTCACTAAGGCCGACAAGGTGACGGGCGGACTGATGAGCCTGTTGCGCACCTACATCATCTACATGGTTATTGTGACCATGCACGCAGTGATCACCTTGCGGCAGCTTCAAATGCGCGTGAAGATTGGAGCACTGAATGCTCCACCCACCAAGCTGCTGTTCCCCAATATTATTCGAGCTGATGCTGAGAAGGATCTGGTGGGACTGGTCAAGTATCTCCTCAACTTTGGCTTCTACAAATTTGGCATTGAGATATCGCTAATCGCCCTGGTCTCCACCATCACATATCGCCAGGATATTGTGGCCGTAGTCTATGCTCTGTGGCTGGTGGTGCTTTTGCTTCTGAGGAGATCTCAGTGCGCCAAAATATGGGGCGTGTTTCAGGCATTCTTTGCCATCTCCATACTGACACAGTACATAGTGCTGGTCGGACTGCCGCCGAGCTCATGTCTGG TTTATCCCTGGGATGAAGGTCCCTTTGGGGAGGGCATACAACGCTGGACGATGCTGCCAGGAACCCTGCACTTCAATCACGTGCCCAAGCTGATCTTCGACTTCATTGTCTTGGTCATTCTGAACCGACAGAAGAGTATCTTCTGCATCGAACAGCGTTATGCCAGTAACGACGACTATCCGGGTGGCAGCAATCGCAGTGTGATCGCCGATATTGCTCAGCTAGGTCGCGTTCCCTTCGACAATCCCACCCACGACTTTTGCTCTTACATACGAAACTACTCGGACATCCTCAAGAATGGAGTGTTGTGTGGCTTCTACTGGTTTACTCTGGCAGTTGTGTTCTTGGCCGGCACCAATATTGCAGATCTACTGGCCCTGGGTTATCTGATCGGAGCGTTTATCTTCCTTTGGCAGGGATCTGATTTCTATCTGCGTCCCATACACACCATCATCTTTCGCTGGAAGTGGCTGCTGGCATTCAATGTGGCCAACATACTCATCAAGACGTCCTTCCAGATGGCCGGCTGTTTGTTCATGACACAACTGACCAAAGACTGCTGCTGGCTGGTGCACATGCTCGGCATTACCTGTACTAGCAATGTGCTTACAGAGCAAATAATGCTGCCCGAGGAGGCAGAGTTGACGCTGAAGCCAGGCGAATGTCCTAAGATCACCCACCAGGTGGTCCTACTGTGGGACACGATTTGCTTTGCCTTCATCATATTCCAGCTGCGCATCTTCAAGTCGCACTACTTCTGTCACATCATAACGGacacaaaagcaaacaacatcCTGGCCTCAAG AGGAGCCGACATCATTGAGAGCCTACGACACAAGCAGATTGCCCATCGCCACGACCATGAAAAGCAGGTGCTACACAAGATCAAGCGAAAGATGGAGCGCATCCGAGCCACGCAGCAAAAGATGCTTCGACCGTTGGACAAACAAACCCACTTTGACG AACATGGTTATCCACTTCCTGCACCAACAGTACGCAGAAGgaaggaaattaaattacatcCACATG CTACCCGTGCTGGTGACTACTACATGTTCGAGGAGATGGACGATAAGTTTGAGCTCGACTTGATACACGACGAGATCGACTTCCTCGAGGAGGAGAACATCACCGAGAGCGAGATGAAGATGCAGCGACGCAAGACGCTCTACGAT AAGTCGAAGGACGCACCCACTGGCGAGTTTCCCTCCACCAGCAAGGGTATTTCCAAGGAACGCGATGCCGCGACAGCTTCTAGTTCAGCGAGTCCAGCGCCCACCAGGGATGTGGGTGATCTGCCCGTAATTCCGCCACCTTTGACTGGCCTGGGACGCGAGCAAACCTCCAAGGAGACCTCCGATAGCAAGTCTAAAATGGAAGTGGACAGCGGAGAGGTGACGGCCAAGGATTCGGATGAGGACTTTGATACAAATCCAATTATCAGGCTGCTCGAGGGCTTCTTGGTCACGTTGACCATAAGACTGAACCGCTTCTCGCGCAACTACCGCTTTGTAAATCGCATCCTTGCCGGCGAAAAGAAGACCCTGAAG GAGTCCAGCTCGTTGAATCGTCTGGGGCTGTCCAGTGCCGCTGCCATGTTCCACTTCCTCAAGTCCAATCTCGAGAG CGATGAAAGTGTCCCGCCCGCCTCCTCATCCACTCCACGGCGGGTGGTGATCGCACCACCGAATGCCACCGAGCACTCAGACCCCACCAGCACCACACTGAACACGAACACGACAACCACACCGCTATCACCACCAGAACCACTGCAACCACTGAAACCAACTACAACCAGTAcaccacagcaacagcatcagcataATCGCGCTGCCGAAGAAATCATCGAACTGCCTGTAGATACCGTTGATGGAGTCACCTATAG aaaacaatcaatcaattcaTCGCCGCCAGCAAAGGG CGCGGGTGAATTCAATCTGGAGGAGGAGAACTTTGCCCAGAGGGATCATCATATCATTGTCGAGGTGCTAATCTCCTCGTGGTATGCCTTATTGGCCAACACGGATCTCATCTGCTACATTGTGGTGTTCATTAATCAG gTGGTCAATGCCAGTCTTAtttcgctgccgctgcccaTCATGGTCTTTTTGTGGGGTACACTGTCTCTGCCACGTCCCACTAAAACCTTCTGGGTCACCTTGATTGCCTACACCCAGGCCATCGTGCTGATCAAGTGCATCTTCCAGTTTAAACTGATCTGGTCCAATTACCACCAACTGCCCAATCAGCCGCTGACACCTGCCAAAATATTCGGCGTGGAGAACAAGGCCCACTATGCGATTTACGACCTGATCCTGTTGCTGGTTCTATTCCTGCATCGCTATCTGCTTAAGTCACAAGGCCTGTGGAAATCGGGCTACAAGGACACGGACAACCAGTTTACCAAACCCACCGCTAGCAT TGATGAACGCGACGATAGCGACAACTTATCACAACCGGATTCCCGCCAGCTAAACGATGATGCTGCTCAGAAGCTGAGTCTTCAAGTGAGTCAGGCTTCCTTGCCAGGATCGCCTGAATTCAGCAAGACTGGCATCAATCAGCTTGA GCGCACCAAGTACACCTCATCACTATACAAATTTTTCTTCAGTTTGGTTCACAAATCCCGTCTAGCCACAGATGTATATGCGCTGATGTTCCTCTGCGATTTTGTGAACTTCTTTGTGCTTCTGTTCGGCTTCACTGCATTTGGA ACTCAGCAAACGGAAAGTGACGAAGGTGTGCAGACATATCTCGCGGAGAACAAAGTGCCCATACCATTCCTGATTATGTTACTGGTTCAGTTCCTGCTCATCGTCATTGATCGAGCCTTGTATCTGCGCAAAGCCCTGGTGAACAAGATCATCTTCCACTTCTTTTCGGTTATCGGAATACACATCTGGATGTTCTTCGTTGTGCCTGCAGTTACGGAACGCACTTTCAACTCCCTCGCACCTCCAATTATATTCTATGTGATAAAGTGCTTTTACATGCTGCTCAGCTCTTATCAAATCAAATCCGGTTACCCCAAGCGCATTCTGGGCAATTTCTTCACCAAGGGATTCTCGATGGTCAATATGATTGCCTTTAAGGTGTACATGCAGATTCCATTCCTGTACGAGCTGCGAACAATATTAGACTGGGTGTGCATTGACAGCACAATGACCATTTTTGACTGGCTGAAGATGGAGGACATTTTCTCGAATATATACCTAATCCGCTGCACCCGGCAGTCAGAGACAGATTTTCCGGCTATGAGAGCTCAGAAGAAGGCCTCACTTTCCAAGCTCATAATGGGTGGCACCGTCGTCCTGCTGATAGTGATTTGCATTTGGGGACCACTATGTTTGTTTGCCCTTGGCAACGCGGTGGGCACCTCGAATGTGCCCTTTCATGTGTCGCTATCAATACGAATCGGACCCTATGATCCCATCTACACAACGAACAACTACGACAGTATCTTTGAGATCAATCCTGAGATGTATTCTCAGATGACTAATGCATACATTAAGGAGAAACAGGCTTTGACGTTTATCGCTGGTTATGATGCAACGGATGTGGCTGCGGTTAGACTAGCTGGCAATTCGCCTTCCCTGTGGAACATAGCACCGCCAGATAGGCAGCGATTACTAAATGATCTAAGAAACA ATCACACACTGAAGGCGCGGTTCTCTTATTCTCTCACCCGGAAGGCTCCTGCCAAGGGGCTAAAGGAAAATGTGGGGGACGAGCATGCCATATCCCTGGATGAGTCCTTTGAGGGACGAGCAGCACTCATTCATATGCTAAGTGAAACCCATGACGTTGAGCCAATTCACAGCAACGGCACAACAAATGGTACCACACCCGAAGTCGAAGAAGTGGTGGTGATACCCGGTATGATACCCAAGTTTATCAAGGTTCTCAATTCGGGCGACGCTGCAGTGGTAAGTGTGTTGAGCCAAAAACACTACGACTACCGACCGCTGGTTATCAAAATGCATCGCGACAACGAGACCAATGGATTGTGGTGGGAGATTCGGGACTACTGCAACGATACCTTCTACAACGAAACTCTGTCGAAGTTTGCATACAGCAACTGCACTTCAGGAATCGTGATGTACACGTTCAACGATAAAAAGTTCCCATCCACGTTCAGTTTTCTCACAGCGGGAGG CATCATTGGCCTGTATACCACATTTGTGTTATTGGCCTCGCGCTTTATGAAGTCCTTTATTGGTGGCCAAAACAGAAAGATAATGTTTGAGGATCTGCCTTACGTTGATAGAGTGCTGCAACTCTGTCTGGACATTTATCTG GTACGGGAGGCATTGGAATTCGCGCTGGAAGAAGACCTGTTTGCCAAATTACTCTTCCTATACCGATCGCCCGAAACGCTAATCAAGTGGACCCGTCCCAAGGAGGAGTACGTGGACGATGACGGTGACACCGACTCGATTCCCAGTCGAATGAGCGTGCGCCGGCCCGAGCAGCTGCAGCCACAGCAACCGCAATAA